A section of the Eublepharis macularius isolate TG4126 chromosome 1, MPM_Emac_v1.0, whole genome shotgun sequence genome encodes:
- the DPY30 gene encoding protein dpy-30 homolog, producing the protein MDTEQIMESQPQVPENPHAEYGLTENVERIAENEKAAAEKTSKQKVDLQSLPTRAYLDQTVVPILLQGLAVLAKERPPNPIEFLATYLLKNKAQFEDRN; encoded by the exons ATGGACACAGAACAGATCATGGAGAGTCAGCCACAG GTTCCAGAAAATCCTCATGCAGAATATGGTCTTACAGAAAATGTAGAG CGGATAGCAGAAAATGAGAAGGCTGCTGCAGAAAAGACATCTAAACAGAAGGTGGATCTTCAGTCTTTACCTACACGTGCCTATCTGGATCAGACAGTTGTGCCTATCTTGCTACAAGGCCTTGCAGTGCTTGCAAAAGAGAG GCCACCAAATCCTATTGAGTTCCTAGCAACGTATCTGTTAAAAAATAAGGCACAGTTTGAGGACCGAAATTAA